The proteins below come from a single Serratia ficaria genomic window:
- a CDS encoding MFS transporter, with amino-acid sequence MSLNSSPRAIRGILASLSLSMLLSSLGISIANVALPALALAFDASFQAVQWVILSYLLTVTTAVIGVGYLGDRMNRRRLLLAGIALFTCASLLGALAPSLWLLLAARVAQGLGAAAMMSIAMTLAGETLGTEKTGRAMGLLGTMSAVGTALGPSLGGALIGVFGWRAIFLLNVPLGLLAWLLSRRFLPNLRRAEKPADFDGAGAALLGVALLCYSLAMTLGRGHFGPLNLALLAAAALAGALLVGVERRAASPLIAPAMLRHPALAAGLASSALVMTVMTTTLVVGPFYLSRGIGLSAMQVGLAMAAGPAMAILTGVPAGYLVDRWGAQRIAVIGLAALTCGVGMLSMTAARQGIWGYIAPLCLLTTGYALFQVANNTALMKELFPQRRGAIAGMLNLARNLGGITGASAMGALFVLACGGSDINAAEAAAVAGGMRVTYGAAALLALAALGITLGGRALMTRYSAARSPR; translated from the coding sequence ATGTCGTTAAACTCTTCTCCGCGGGCGATCCGCGGCATTCTCGCCAGCCTTTCCCTCAGCATGCTGCTGTCTTCGCTCGGCATCAGCATCGCCAACGTCGCGCTGCCCGCGCTGGCGCTGGCGTTCGACGCCTCGTTTCAGGCGGTGCAGTGGGTGATCCTCAGCTACCTGTTGACCGTCACTACCGCGGTGATCGGCGTCGGTTATCTGGGGGACCGGATGAACCGCCGGCGGCTGTTGCTGGCCGGCATCGCCTTGTTCACCTGCGCTTCGCTGCTGGGCGCGCTGGCGCCGAGTCTTTGGCTGCTGCTGGCGGCGCGGGTGGCGCAGGGGTTGGGCGCGGCGGCGATGATGTCGATCGCCATGACACTGGCGGGCGAGACGCTGGGAACGGAAAAAACCGGCCGGGCGATGGGGCTGCTCGGCACCATGTCGGCGGTGGGCACCGCGCTGGGGCCGTCGCTCGGCGGGGCGTTAATCGGCGTTTTCGGCTGGCGGGCGATATTCCTGCTCAACGTTCCGCTGGGGTTGCTGGCCTGGCTGTTAAGCCGGCGCTTTTTGCCCAACCTGCGGCGGGCGGAAAAACCGGCGGATTTCGACGGCGCCGGCGCCGCGCTGCTGGGGGTCGCCTTGCTCTGTTACTCGCTGGCGATGACGCTCGGGCGCGGTCATTTTGGCCCGCTCAACCTGGCGCTGTTGGCGGCCGCCGCGCTGGCGGGGGCATTGTTGGTCGGCGTGGAGCGGCGGGCGGCGTCTCCCCTGATCGCGCCGGCGATGTTACGCCACCCGGCGCTGGCGGCGGGGCTGGCGAGCAGCGCGCTGGTGATGACGGTGATGACCACCACGCTGGTTGTCGGTCCTTTCTACCTGTCGCGGGGTATCGGGTTGAGCGCGATGCAGGTCGGGCTGGCGATGGCGGCGGGCCCGGCGATGGCCATTCTGACCGGCGTGCCCGCCGGTTATCTGGTGGACCGCTGGGGCGCGCAGCGCATCGCGGTTATCGGTCTGGCGGCGCTGACCTGCGGCGTCGGCATGCTGTCGATGACCGCCGCCAGGCAGGGGATTTGGGGCTATATCGCGCCGCTGTGTCTGCTCACCACCGGCTACGCGCTGTTTCAGGTGGCCAACAATACGGCGCTGATGAAAGAACTGTTTCCGCAGCGGCGCGGGGCGATCGCCGGGATGCTCAATCTGGCGCGCAATCTGGGGGGCATTACCGGCGCCTCGGCGATGGGCGCGCTGTTTGTGCTGGCGTGCGGCGGCAGTGACATCAACGCCGCCGAAGCGGCGGCGGTTGCCGGCGGCATGCGCGTTACCTACGGCGCGGCGGCGCTGCTGGCGCTGGCCGCGTTGGGCATTACCCTCGGCGGCCGGGCGCTGATGACGCGTTATTCGGCGGCCAGATCGCCGCGATAA
- a CDS encoding VOC family protein: MFSHITVGVSDLDAAAAFYDAILLPLGLRQREVTPDDGPAARCWIIPGQTLPRFYAYQPFDRRPASAGNGSMVAFLAADEQQVRQAYAAGMQAGGGSEGEPGERPHYGKGYFGAYLRDPDGNKVHLVYRGDLAAE, translated from the coding sequence ATGTTCAGCCACATTACCGTTGGCGTCAGCGATTTGGACGCTGCAGCCGCATTTTACGACGCCATCTTGCTGCCGCTGGGGCTGCGGCAGCGCGAAGTGACGCCGGATGACGGGCCCGCGGCCCGCTGCTGGATTATTCCCGGCCAGACCTTGCCCCGTTTCTATGCCTATCAGCCGTTTGATCGCCGGCCGGCCAGCGCGGGCAACGGCAGCATGGTGGCGTTTCTCGCGGCCGATGAGCAGCAGGTGCGGCAAGCCTACGCCGCCGGAATGCAGGCGGGCGGCGGCAGCGAAGGCGAGCCCGGCGAACGCCCGCACTACGGCAAAGGCTATTTTGGCGCCTACCTGCGCGATCCCGACGGCAACAAGGTTCACCTGGTTTATCGCGGCGATCTGGCCGCCGAATAA
- a CDS encoding TetR/AcrR family transcriptional regulator: MAQMGRPRRFDRDEAVRQALHLFWQHGYESTSLAQLKAHIGGGITAPSFYAAFGSKEALFREAVACYLDSHGRVNDALWDESLPPRRAIEISLRRSVNMQCGADHPKGCMVALGVMAGGAEDAAVLQPLADSRRRTLNGFIFCVERGIAAGELAADVQPAVLATVFDSFLLGVSTLARDGVSHQALDDAVTRLLSVWDAHRPND, encoded by the coding sequence ATGGCACAAATGGGACGCCCACGCCGGTTCGACCGCGATGAAGCGGTACGACAGGCGCTGCACCTTTTCTGGCAGCATGGCTACGAATCCACCTCGCTGGCTCAGCTTAAGGCGCATATCGGCGGCGGCATCACCGCACCCAGTTTCTACGCGGCCTTTGGTTCCAAAGAAGCGCTGTTCCGCGAAGCGGTAGCCTGCTACCTCGACAGCCACGGCCGGGTCAACGACGCGCTGTGGGATGAATCGCTGCCGCCGCGCCGGGCGATTGAAATTTCGCTGCGGCGGTCGGTCAACATGCAGTGCGGAGCGGATCATCCCAAGGGCTGCATGGTGGCGCTGGGGGTGATGGCCGGCGGCGCAGAGGACGCCGCGGTGCTGCAGCCGCTGGCGGACTCGCGCCGGCGCACGCTGAACGGTTTTATATTCTGCGTCGAACGCGGCATCGCCGCCGGCGAACTGGCGGCCGACGTTCAGCCCGCCGTGCTGGCGACCGTTTTCGACAGTTTCCTGCTCGGCGTTTCCACCCTGGCCCGCGACGGCGTCAGCCACCAGGCGCTGGACGATGCGGTAACCCGCCTGCTGTCGGTATGGGATGCGCATCGCCCGAACGACTAG